AACAACTGTCATTATGTGGATATAAAGTCCTAATAAACAACTAATAACAATGATGTGAGCACATGAGCATTTTAAAGTATTTGTTATATAGTTcagatacattttaacatttaaaaatcttatggATCTAAAGTTAAAGTGATACATGGAGTGTAAATactaaatacaatttttttttcttttcttttttcatttttgtacgTATGGTCTCCTACCTGCAACATAATCTCCAAATCCAATAGTGCTAAGCGTTATAAAGCAGTAGTAAATGGCTTCAGCATAACTCCATCCCTCATACTCTTTAAAGAGCAACATAGGAACCACAAAGTACAGGAATGCTGAACTTATGAAGGATATACTGTGAATGGATATTCGTACACATTTCTGTGGGAAAGAACAGACTCATTtgagcacagtgtgtgtgtgcagataaACGTCAAGCATGTTAATATCGATTTTCATTCCTTATTACAAACAAATATCTAtgcaatcatttttatttatttatttatttttacaaccCACCAATCCATCTTTAATGCTGACTGGTAAAGAAGGAGTTAAATTCTCACCCCTCTATCAATCTTTTTCTCcagaaaattgcaaaaattcCTCTCAATGGCCAACATGTATTTTCCAACTCTATTTAAGATCACTACGTTCAGGGGAATGCCAAAAAGAGCAAACATCACACAGAAGATCTGACCAGCCGTTGTTAGTGGAATTATATTCCCATAGCctgcagaaaaaaagtgtaacctTTACCCAATTGAATGGATGCCACACAACAAACCATATTCAACTGGATTGACAAATTCAAGGTGTTTAGTTTCCCATTCCTCACCAATAGTTGTGACCACTGTTGCTGCAAACACAGATGAGCTGGTATATTTCCAGAAGCCATCTGCGGTATCATTGCTGTCTGGACTCAAGCCACTCAGGGAAGCAGCTTTTATCAT
This window of the Ctenopharyngodon idella isolate HZGC_01 chromosome 17, HZGC01, whole genome shotgun sequence genome carries:
- the kcnk17 gene encoding potassium channel subfamily K member 17 yields the protein MLPVFSGKLCQFLSLTRLPSILFLGIIYVAYVLVGGLVFWKLEGWYVLQQIDLLKEKRMKLLEKYPCVGQNGLRELAEMIKAASLSGLSPDSNDTADGFWKYTSSSVFAATVVTTIGYGNIIPLTTAGQIFCVMFALFGIPLNVVILNRVGKYMLAIERNFCNFLEKKIDRGKCVRISIHSISFISSAFLYFVVPMLLFKEYEGWSYAEAIYYCFITLSTIGFGDYVADHNPAKNYPEWYSCLMAAWIFFGLAWLALLINHTIDLLESFNAYLRGRRNAQTQVEESKEQPEKGLKVEET